Sequence from the Camarhynchus parvulus chromosome 1, STF_HiC, whole genome shotgun sequence genome:
GGGCTTTAAGCTTGTTTATCTGCTCACTGAAATCTGGAAGATTTGAGAccaggaaattctgggaattgaCCCTTTTTTGAAAAGTCCTCTAGGTATTACATATGTAGAGATGTGTTAAGTAAATGGATCTCTTAAACTGACAAATCTACTGTCtataaaaaaatagatattctaaatttttatttacagagaaAGTTGGAATATTTCTAgtgaacagagctgcttcaaagGATCTATTACAcatatttaaaatggaaatcttCTGCTTGGTTCAGgggatttattttataaagtattctttttttggttgtttgggggttttttgctttaagCATATCTGTCTTCCCTGTGAACGCTCTACTACCGCCTGCTTGAACTTCCTGGGGCATATAAATCCGTTGTACAAATATCCATAAAAATTTAAGACCGGGGATACAGACTGTAGGCGTTGAGCTTAAGGAAGCCATGTCGGTGCTCCTAGTCTATTTCagaccaaaccaaaacagagtAGCCAAAGGAAAGTTAGTTAGTGACACACAAGACTAACATGTTACCTTCTCGTGATGAGACTGTTGCTCTTGGACTGAGCCATTGCTACACTTCAGCTGATGTGGGGCGACAGCACAATAACTTCTGAGCTGTTGAATTTCTACAGTACTAGAGCAAAGTAAAGGAGTCATGATTACAAATCCTAACCCAAATCTATGTGCTGCTTACTTCATTAATCAGGAATATTGAACAAAGCTGAAAACTCATTCATGTTTTAATACTGTTCTTTTAGGTGTTTTTTGTGGCTTCATTCAGTGTTTTGCTGATTTCATTTCTGTCTAATATCCTCCTTTGAGGAGTCCTCCTTTTTGGTGCTGTATTGTATTTCCAGTAGTTAGGATGGCATGGGTAATATTTGACTGAGAAGTGCTGGTAAAAAATTGGTCAGAATTTTGAATAAGGTGGGTAGAAGCAGGCATTGGTCTCCTTGTAGTCACATATTTTGTTCTCTGGTGTGTATAGTGTTGTTTGgggaagaagagagaggaggagtACCTTTTGGAACTATATGAAGGTTTTCAGTAGCTCTGTAGAACTTAGAGAGACTTATCAGGTATTATCTTTTTCATTCTAAATTAAATTAGATGAAAACTTGTTTTTCCACCAGACTGGCAAGAAACAGTGGCAAATTGAGTAGCTGCTGGTTTTCTGCTGTGCTAGGAATTGTGTGTTAGTAGTAATTTAAGCTTTCTAGTGAACTGTTGATGCCTTAAATCTCAAGACATCACTGTTGTGATGCAAAATTTATTCTACATACTTACTCTTGAAATAAAGTTTAGCCATCATCATCCATTATCCTGTATTGATCTTTAGTTCTAATACCATGTTTTACTTACAGGTATGAAGTCCATATTTAAGCCTAGGATTTTTACtttaataatagtaatattATGGTCTGAACTTAGTTATGgctttttaaagtgcttttggGTAGTGGCTAACTGTGGGTGACTTTTCGGCATTTTCAGCTTATGCAAATGGAATGGCAGTAATTGTCTGTCACTGTCTTTACAGCAACATTGTTGATGCTCAGAATTATCGCCTGATTGAAGATCTATTCAGAATCAATAtgtcagagaagaaaagatgcAGACGAATTCTCGAACAGGTAATCAAGATAAACTAATATCCTTGGCTCTGTTAGGATTGTATCCTTGTGGTCATTGTGGGATCAGGGCTTAGCATGAGAACTTCTGGGACCTGCTGGTGTAAGACAAGCTGAAACAAGCAACTGCAAAAAGGTAAGAGCATGTGCAACAAAAGGAGAAGTTTTGGTCAGGCATTAGGAGCATATGGAAAAAGGGACACAGCATTGCAACCAGTGCTGGAGGAAatcatttgtgttttgttttagggAGCATAGAGTGCTTAAGCCAAAGTTCAGTGTAAGCAGAGAAGGATATTGACAGAAGTTTACATTATTTGGATTATTTGGAATAAGACTTGAGACACAGACTTCAATTGTTCCATGTAGGTTGATTCGTGCAGTCTAAATGTCATGAAGTAGTAACTAGTTTCTTTAGAGCATTGAATTTGATAGCAAATAATGTTCTTTCTTGATTATTTTGCAGGCTTCAAAAACAGGTTGCAAGGCTCCTCATGCTATGATATCATCCTGTGGCATGATTCCTGGCAATCCTTATCCCAAGGGCAAACCAAGTCgcataaatggaatttttccagTAAGCATAATCctatgcttttgcttttcacaaATGAACTTTGATTTAAGATTTATTGTAGTATAACCAAACCTAAAATTCATATACATGGAGGGAAGAGTGGAATCAAAACCAAAGTGCATttgttgggttggtttgtttgtttgcttgtttgttttgcccCGTTCCACATTTACAGGGaacttgcattatttttatttgcttgttctTTCTATGCTGCTTCAGGTAAAGATTACCTGAACAATATCATAAATAAGATATTGTTCATCTTAGGAAAACGTTGTAAACTCCAGCAGCATTTGGCAGAATCAGGAGAGGTGTCAAGAGGCTTGCTGGTAGGTTGATAAAATGACCTTAGTGTGTCTCTTGAGCATGTTAAGCATTTCCTATGAACATCTAAGGGacatcaaaattaaattaatgttaTCACATCCACAAGTCAAAATGCAGAATTACATCATCAACATGCACTGTTTAAAATGCCCCTCTTTACAAAAGCTCAGTGTTACAAACCAAGCTATTGGAATGTTCTTACTCATTACTTTACAAGCTTAAAACAGTTagttgtcttgttttttttttctaacaaacaTGGTTACTTTCAGAATGTTCAAGAACTCAAATgtagttcagaaaaaaaataaaatatggcaAAATTGTACAGCAAGGTTTGGTTCTAAATTAATGCTTGgtttaattttctcttgtttcaGGGAACCCCTATCAAAAAGGACACAGAAGAATGCACTAATGAAGGAAAGGGAATAGCGGCCCGTATACTTGGACCATCCAAACCAGTATGtctaaaaattaataaataaatgacactttaaaaatccccaaagcaaCTACCAGCCAATTCAACAAGGCTTTGTTATAAAATGCTGTTATGTTGCAGAAGACTGTAGAGCAGCAATTTAATTGAAGCTAAATTTCTGTAACGAATATGACCTAGTATGTTTTTGTTTAACTTGAAAATGAGCTCTAGTTTTTTATCTGTAGAGGGGAAGATTTTCTGCTGGATACAATATATGTGCACTTGAAGACAGAATTTAAATTGCAGTAGCAGAAGAGAAAACCAGAAGCATTTTTGGTAATCCATCATGAGTTGCTCTCTGAGGATTTCTCACATGAGCACAGAAAATGCCTCCATCTTTGAAACTTTGAATTTGAATTACAGCAGTGCCTTAGAGGTTCTTGTTTCTTAACACAGCTGATCTGTATTTCGAAATTTTTGAGCACGTGGGACAGACTTTCAGTGAACCTGTTACTACTTTGAAGTATTGTCCAAATATTTTGTTATCACTTCTATTATGAGATGTTTCCCACAAAggtgtattattttaaaaacgTAGAAaccttcagaaatatttgctaGTTTTAAATGTGCTAAACCTCTAAAATGAGAAGTCAGTCTAAGACTGCAGAGTATGAGAACTGCGAGGCAGAAAGGCGCTCCCTTTCCCACTTGTGCTCAGTTTTCTATTAAAATCTTAAGGTATACTAGTGGTGTTTGTTTCACTCTTTTCAGAAAGAGTGAAATACTTGCAGTCACTATGgatattatgaaaatatttcatatcaCCTATATTTGTAGAAAAGAATGCCTGTCTATAGTAGTGGAATGTTAGCTTTTTGTCTGAGAAACATTACCTAATGCTTTCACTCTTGCTTTTTCcgtttgttttttgtttacgTAGGCTCCATCAACGTACAATCCACACAAACCAGTTCCATACCCCATCCCACCATGTCGGCCACATGCAACTATTGCACCAAGTAAGGTTTCTGTGTGTTCTAGCTTGATGCTATTGTTCATGCATTTGCCTTTTAAGCAGTGTGTCAAGTGTTGGTTTCTCTGACCAGGGTCATATCTGAAATTGGTTTCTGCTTCCTGAGCATGCTATAGGTACTGGTTTCTACCTTTTCTTTCATGACAGCAGAATTGATAAAAAGAGGAATATATTGACTTATTTTTCTAACATCCATAAGAAAAATCCACAATATTTTGTTCTGATgactaaatatttaatttatggGAGGTATTGTGCATGTTAAACAAGACAAGGGCTTTGGCTTTGTTGTAACATTTGGCCAAGGCTTGGGCTTTGACTTGACAAGTCTGACTTGTTGCTGTAGAACCCAGCTTGGGATATGATCAGCCACGGCCCTGAATTGGGTGGAGCTATGTAGGAACTTGCTGAAGGGCTGTAATCTGTTTCTCACTTGCCTTCAGGTTTACCTTCTGTCCATCATCATGAAGAGTAAACAGTTTCCTAAAAGAAAGGTAGTTTTCAGTGTCAGAAGGGAAATAGTGATTGCTTTTTCCTGCCATTGCTCTATTTTTAGCAATGGCACTATTTCTTAGTGCCTTAAGTAAGATTGAGCCTTTATTCATAAGCTCCTCTCTTTGCTGCATCAATTGTTAGACTCAAGACATTTTTGGAAGGGGGCAAGGCAATTGCCCTTTCTTTGGAAGAAAGCTTAGATACTTAAAGTAGTCAGATGCAGGTCTGGCAGGCAGCTGAAAGCCTTTTCTAATCTTGAAATTCTGTACTGCAAAACAAAGAGTGCTCTGGTTAGGGCACTTGCTTTTCACTGATGTTGGGGATTTCAGGGAGTTGATAAGAAAATGAAGTAGAACTCCTAGCAAGCATGCTGAAGGCTGAGTCATCTAATCAGCTTGATGTCTGCAAGTCTTTTTATAGCCATTTTAGAAAACTGGGCACTACCAGTGGCTAAAATAAGACTGATTGATTATTTATGCCCAGGAAATTACTTGTTCTGAAGAAACTGTGTAGGAAACTTGCAGACTAGCTCAAATTTATATTGAATAAATCCTATCCATAGTACCTTAAAGCACAAAATTTGGCCTGTGACAGGATAGAAATAttagtacagttttagtatAGGAAGAGCTTTTGAGGTTTCAGCACCTTACTAGGCTGCAacatgtgttttaaaaaagctCTTGTGATAACAGAACTCATAACTGGTGAAATTATacatatgtgtatgtgtgtgtttaatgAGATTGCAGATGCTGACCTGAAACTATTGAATGTGATTGTTTTCAGTCAGTGGTGATGAATTGTTTTCTGCCTCTTGAACATTTCCTTGAGGAGTGATGCAGTGATCGTTAGttgcttttctgattttctggcAAGAGTTGTTGTGCAAGAAATCTTAACATCAGGTGGAATTACTATGAAAGCATGAAATCAGAAAGGACTTCTATATGACAAATTAGTGCAATTTCAGTGTTGTTCAAGTGCTATCTTTTCCCATGAAGCCCAAGTTCTTATGCTCTTAAGCTATTAATTCAGGGCCAATGTGAAATGTGTTCCTGCAATTTAAATTCAGATGTGTTTCATCAGAACTGTGTACCACAGCAGTACAACAGTTTCAGTTGCTCCAAAaaataacagaggaaaaaaggtatCTTTAATATGTTACTTGCTGTaagaattttatattaaaatactttgctAACCTGCTTGAATTTCTtaacatttaaagaaatattgaaGAATAATAGATTAAGTATTTGAGAAGGATTgttttttctgagaattttctGGCTAATGTTAAAGGGTCGTGGTTACTGATCTGTGTTTGGctcctttgtttttccagctttaaTGCTGAAGAAGGAGTTGCAACAGCCTTTAAATTAAGAATAGGAAAGGAACTAGTGATGCTGCTGACTCTTCACTCCTCCCCTTTTAGTTTTTTCAGGCAAAATAGAATTGAAAGGAATTGAAACCTGACTTTTTCAGGCTCTCTTAAGAGAATTGCCCTTAGTAAAATCTGGATCACAATGCATGCCCTTCAGGCAGACGTTGGCAAAAGCCAACATCCAGTCTGGATAGTTAACTGGTCTAGCTTTTTCATGAAGGCATGTCATACagtcttgaaaatattttttaaaaggtgaagATGCTTACTGGTTCATCTAGATACAGGCTGTTCTCACAACAGGGATGTGTAATGCCTTTGTTATTTTAGGTGCTTACAACAATGCTGGCTTAGTTCCAATGGCCAATGTCATAGCTCCAGGCTTACCAGCTCCTCCACCATACACTGCTAATCAAGCGGTATCAGGTAAAGCATGCATACCTTTAAAAACATTCAAGCTGTTTTTCCTGGTGCATTGCTGGGAGTGGATCATTCACTGCTGGAGTTTCATTTGCCTTTCAATAACAAGCTGCTGTTCTCTGTTTAGAAAATGAGGACCTTTCCAGCCAGGCAAAACCTTCCCAAAATCAAGGTAAATTGCAAATCCACAGGGGGATTTTTGTGTTCAGTGTATTTTTGTTACTTGTTCAGAAAATGTTAACAACTTGTTTAGTGGGATCTTCATAAGCTTCTAAGTATGCAGCCACTAAGTATGTGGCATAGATTCTCTTGAAAGTGGAGAAAATAATCGTCAAACATTTTTACTTAGAAGCATTGAAACATTAAAATGCATTCTTTTGTGTTAACTTATCAAAGttttttatattcttcattATATAAGTATGTGAGAAATCATGCTAAAAACTAAATCAAAATACCCTTTTGCAATGTTCATACACTTAAATACTTCAGTAaatctttcaaatttttaaaattctggtcATCTGTTGGAAAACTCattgacattttaatttcatagaTCAGTTGCAATAAGAAGGTAGGCATGCAAGAGAGATTTAGAGATTTTTGAGTGTCTTATCCCAGAGTGTTAGATCTGTCTGCCTGCACTTTTGTCCTACCCTGTAAGATCCTGTTCTTTTTACCAAGACAgttgtgcattttttaattgtttttgtgTGGTGCTTGTATGCTTAGTACAAAGCATAATAATAAATCCCATTAGGAACTACTTATAAAAAGGCTTTGATAACATTATTAGATTTGACAAACTGAGAATTTACTGACCATTGAGTCAGGCATATTAACAAATACTGCAAATAGATTAAATGACTGTGATAAATTTAGCTACTGTAAATATTCCTagggaccaaaaaaaaaaaaaagttgtgttttGTCTTACCTTCTCTGTGTCCAGGGATGGttctacagaaatatttggaagaaTCACTTCATTCTTGTACACCCCCCTTTAAGTGTGCATGTATTTTTTACAAAGTTAGTTCATGCAGCTAAATTAATACAGTGTAAGGAATGAAATATTCTCTTAGGAAGAAAAGTTCTGTTCTGGGTTCTAGTACAGCTGTATTTCATTCGTGATTACCTTGGCTGTCAGGATTAAATAACTGTAATCTTTATGAGAGTCTTCAGCTTGGAAATAGAATAAGAAAAGAGCAGAATCCAGAGCTTGACAGTCTGaggttttatttgaaaaaagtATGTTAAaggaaataggttttttttaGATTTACTCATTTTAGAGTTTCAGCATACACAAAATTGGAGTTTGTCATATCAACTTGGGTCCAAGaatttaagaataattttctggATTTGTGTGTAGAATTATATGTAGAAATCAGGCAAGAGAGACGTGTAGGCTGCTAGAGAGTTTTGAGTGGTGAGTTTGACTGGTTGAATGAGTGTCTTGCTTGCATTTGGACTGATTATtccaaaagtaaaataaagcaCAAGGGTTGTTTGAGAGCAATGATTTATTAACATATTCATATTCCACAGGACACTAGAAGCAGGCATATCAAGAGTCATGACATGCCAGTGTTCATAAATACAGCTCCTTTCCATTAACCTCCACATTCACAGTGTGCCTGCGTGTTTTCTTGCAGCTTGACTGATGTCTCTAACTTACTTTGTAGGATTGACACAAGCTGGTACTTTTAGTGGCAGGTGCTTGCCTTTATTACAGACACCTGACTAAAGACTCCTAGAAATACTTGTTGCTAAAGTCAAGCGCCAATGTTAGTTTAATACTATAGTGTGATACGTGAATTTCAAAGTGTACCTTCTTAGAATCAAAATCTGAAGGAAGCACAGTGAAGAGAATGACCTgattttgaaggaaagaaaactacCAGCACCTGAAATCAGCTTTCTTCAGTTGTTGACTAAACTTCTCTGAAATCATGATACATTGAATTAACTGGTTCTGAAGGAAATTCTGACCTTCAGTGAGAGTGGATGCAGAGGAGCCCAGGTGATCTGATGCTGATGGAATATTAGATCTGGTTTGGGTACTGCCAAATGTTAGGGACCAGAGGGAGGGTGTTTACCTGTGTCACTTAGATGTTCTTACAGAGTGTATTTGAGTTTCTAACTGTTTTGCATGAGATCATGAAGAGGTAGCAGATGTCACAGAGTGTTTTAACAAGGAGTGTTAGCCCACATGGTGTATGATTTGTGTGACGTGTTTGTGTGTacctttttggtttgttttcatagGCCCTGCTGTTCATTGTTTACACGTAGACATTGTGTGTTAGCTATTGCTCATGTATCATATTTTGAAATGCtctataaaatgttttttttttttatttcaagccTTTCTGACAGTTTCAAGTATTcttactggttttgtttctttgcagcTTTTTCTGCACAAGCGAATCAGCTCTTTACTCCTCATGGTTCTAATCCTTCAACACCTGCTGCTACTCCAGTCCCTACCCCATCACCTGTCAAGGCAATAAGCCATCCATTAGCACCTGCAACTCCACTCATCTCTGGGATGAACATGTCTACCCCTGTCCTTCCTGTTTTCCCAGGACAGGTCTCCTCTTCCATCTATACATCTCAGCCATCCACCCCAACCCCTACTGTCATCAAATCCCTTTCATTGCCTGGTGTTCCTGTCACATCTGTTCACAGTGCAACCTCTACCCCTATTCCCTCAGTTTTTTCTGGGCTGGCTTCTATCCCTGCTGCTATGCCCACTCCGCAGGGTTCCTCCACTCCATGTGCCACACCTGCACCCAGTGAAGCttttccatctgctgctgcaccaTTTGCTGGCCTCCCTTTCTCTGCAACCTCTTCAGTTGCTTCTGCTAATAATCCTGCTCCATTGTCATCAGTCTTTGCTGGCCTCCCTTTGTCCTTGCCACCCAATGCCCAAGGGATTTCTAGTCCTGTTCCATCTACAGTTGCTAATTCTCCTGCCACCACCATTCCTGGCTCGCTTAGCTTGCCTAACCCAATTTTGTCTGTCTTAAAGGGATTTCTGACATCAAATGACACTTCATTAATCAATTCATCTGCTTTATCTTCTGCTGTGACAAGTGAGCTTGCTTCTTTATCTGCTCTTGCTAATCAAAGCTCTGATCCTCCCACTTCCTCTGTCAACAAATGTTACACTCCATCAGCCACCCCCAACACACAGCGTTCCTCCACACCTGGGCTGGCTATTTTTCCAGGTCTTCCATCCCCATCTGTAGCCAATTCTAGTTCCACTCCTCCCACATTGCCTGCACAGTCACCTTTAACCACTTCGCCATCAATTATGCCAGTCAACTGCGGCTCATCAGCCTCCCTCTTGCATGGCACAAGTCCTACTAATCCCGACCAGCAGCTCTcatcagccccagctgccacaAGCATCCCAGTTCTGGTCAAAACAGAACCCATGAGTCCTACCCTGTCGGCCTTCAAAGGTCCTTCTCATTCAGCCAGCCCTTCTCATGGCACTCTAGGACTGTCAGGGCTCGGGCGTGCGTACACCTCAGCAGCTTCAGTGCCCGTCAGCTTGCCAGGTTCCCTGAACCCAGTGCTGTCAGGGCTCTCCTCTTTGAGTGCTCCTCTGAACAACTCCAGTTCTCTGACTTCCATTTCCCTTGCCCCACACGGCTCCTCTGCTCCCATTGCCCCCGTGTTCAATGGACTTCCTCCTTTCACATCTCTAACCAGTAACTTTGCCTTTACTGGTAACCCAGCACTGACCCCGCCCGTCACCCTCCCGGGGTCTCTGCTGGCCACTCCGGCTACGAGCGCTGCAGCCGTGCCCGCCCCCCATGTGAGTTCCACCGCCGCCGTGCTCTCAGGACTCGCCGCCTCCGCAACAGTCTCTGCTCCACCCTTCTCGCTTAACTTGTCCAGTGCtgtcccttcccttttttctgttgCCCAGGGACCTCTGGGATCATCAAACCCATCCTTCCCTGGTTTTCCCGTCTCTAACACACCCTCTGTCactcctgctctcccttctttccctggCCTCCAGGCATCTTCTGCAGTAGCAGCAGTTGCACCGTTGCCggcagctgccacagccccatctccagctCCAGTCCTGCCAGGGTTTGCCTCGGCCTTTAGCTCAAACTTCAACTCTGCACTTGTGGCACAGGCTGGGTATGTTACTGTTTTTGGAGTAGGTCAGaactatttcttttcctctccagcaaaacagtgattttatttttggtgtgtAGACAATATTTTCACTTATAGTTACTAATTGCAGATCATTTTTAAAGTTAGTTCGCTACTAGATTTCAACTTGTCTTCAGAAGCTGATAGGGTAGTGACTAAATAGGTTGGCCTCAGTAGTCCCTGTTCTGACAATCTAATCCAGTCAGGTGCTCAGTGATTTTATTTCCCAGATGAGGATACTTGATACCCCGTAGGCTTTTACAGGAATGGATTCCACGTGGGCATCCATTAACACATACAGGCAATAGCAGACAATATCTTCGATATTTTAAGGAAGTCGTCAGCATAAATTCTTgtctttaaagtttttttttgaGTGTGAACTGTCAGCACAGTTGAGGTAGAAAACATTTTGAGTCCCGTTAGGTGTGTTCCAGACAATCTTGGTTTGTGTATGTATGAATAATTTTTAGGTGGGTAAAGACTGGAATTTGGTTTAGAAATTCTGGCCTTTATGACATTTAGAAAAAGAACTGCTTTTGTAAATTATGTAGACATAAGCTTATAGAGAgggaaacagaataaaatgtgGTGCAGATGTTCCTAATAATAGCCTCATTTTGACATTCTTTCAGCTTGACTTCTGGACTGCAGACTCcaggaaatgcagtttttccTGGTCTTTTATCTCTCCCCGGTATCCCTGGCTTTCCCCAAAGTGCCGCACAATCTTCCTTACAGGAGTTgcagcacagtgcagctgcacagtCAGCACTACTACAGGTAATGTACCTATTTGTTAGTACTGTTCTGCTTCCAGTGATCTCTTGCGCACCTACTTGCCTGTTAACTCCTTAGCATTAGTTTAAGTCAGTAAATGATTAAAACCCCTAAATTGTGTAAGAACTGATTAAAAGGATGGTGATAAAAAACAACTTGTACTAACTTTTTACTCAAGGCCAGTGTACGATGCTTCATAAATGAGATTAAAACATTATCTAAAACTCTTTGtaaaatggggagaaataaaagataatgcaaattaattttttttgctaggTTTTTGTTAAATCTAATGAGCTGACCATACCATTGCAAAATTTGTACTCAGATCCAGTCTGACATTTGAGTAACTTACAAATTTCTATGGACTGTTTGTTGTGAGTTATGTGCCCCTGCACATGTAATCAGATTGTCTTGAAATTGTGTCTGTTGTGGTTGTGCCTTTTTCTTGATAGTTCCCACAAATAGAATTGTAATATAAGCTTGAAGTGGCTTTGGGTAATGTGTAGTTTCATCATCTCTGGTCCATGAAACAGCTTGTTTCACCCACCAACCTATGTAAGTTAACTGAAACAATCATCAGACTTTGTTTATATGTTTAGTTTGTCTTTTGTTAAAAACAGCCTCTGTACAAATTTCTAGTAAGAAATTTGACCTTGTCTACATAATACTAAAAGAGAGAGCTGAGTGTCTTGACttaatgttttctctcttctgtgaCACATCGGTTGTTGAAATGGAGCATGTGTCTAAGTACTGTTCAGAGTGCAGCATATTGTCAGATATATTCTGAATATCAGGGGATTGGAAGAAGCAAGTTACTTCATCTAGACCATGCCTTTGCAGCTCAGAGTCTATTTGTTCTGTAGAAATGTATGCAGATTGCATTGAGGGAATGTGATTATTCTTATTTATAAGATCTAGTCACTAAAGTTAGCACTTATTTACCTGAGCaatgaagagaaggaaagtTGAGTCACTAAAATATTACAGTTCCTGATTAAGCTGTGCCTTCCAAATCAGCTGGTGCCATTAACActtctttgttttccccctTAATCCAACTGCTTTCTTCATTCCCTGGTATTTCAGAGCAATAGTTGCACTACAGATTAACATCTTTGTATAGATGCCTTGCTCATCTCTATTCTTTGCACACTTCAGAATATAATCCATTTGTTTTAGCTTGAGCAGGACTGATATTGTGGCTGAAATTTTGcttaatttacatttttgtttccttgattTTATCAGTTCTGTTTCCTAACTTCTTATCTTCCTTAAAGGCGCATTCTGCTTCTGCTCTGGACAACTATACAGCTCAGCCTGAAGGTTTTGCTAACtatccagcagcaccaggaaca
This genomic interval carries:
- the PROSER1 gene encoding proline and serine-rich protein 1 isoform X1, translated to MDKKSFETVLDEIRKAVLTEYKLKAIEYVHGYFSSEQVVELLRYFSWAEPQLKAIKALQHKIVAVPASKMVNILNCFTFSKDKLIALEILASNIVDAQNYRLIEDLFRINMSEKKRCRRILEQASKTGCKAPHAMISSCGMIPGNPYPKGKPSRINGIFPGTPIKKDTEECTNEGKGIAARILGPSKPAPSTYNPHKPVPYPIPPCRPHATIAPSAYNNAGLVPMANVIAPGLPAPPPYTANQAVSENEDLSSQAKPSQNQAFSAQANQLFTPHGSNPSTPAATPVPTPSPVKAISHPLAPATPLISGMNMSTPVLPVFPGQVSSSIYTSQPSTPTPTVIKSLSLPGVPVTSVHSATSTPIPSVFSGLASIPAAMPTPQGSSTPCATPAPSEAFPSAAAPFAGLPFSATSSVASANNPAPLSSVFAGLPLSLPPNAQGISSPVPSTVANSPATTIPGSLSLPNPILSVLKGFLTSNDTSLINSSALSSAVTSELASLSALANQSSDPPTSSVNKCYTPSATPNTQRSSTPGLAIFPGLPSPSVANSSSTPPTLPAQSPLTTSPSIMPVNCGSSASLLHGTSPTNPDQQLSSAPAATSIPVLVKTEPMSPTLSAFKGPSHSASPSHGTLGLSGLGRAYTSAASVPVSLPGSLNPVLSGLSSLSAPLNNSSSLTSISLAPHGSSAPIAPVFNGLPPFTSLTSNFAFTGNPALTPPVTLPGSLLATPATSAAAVPAPHVSSTAAVLSGLAASATVSAPPFSLNLSSAVPSLFSVAQGPLGSSNPSFPGFPVSNTPSVTPALPSFPGLQASSAVAAVAPLPAAATAPSPAPVLPGFASAFSSNFNSALVAQAGLTSGLQTPGNAVFPGLLSLPGIPGFPQSAAQSSLQELQHSAAAQSALLQAHSASALDNYTAQPEGFANYPAAPGTPFSLQTSLPQSGWQ
- the PROSER1 gene encoding proline and serine-rich protein 1 isoform X2, which gives rise to MDKKSFETVLDEIRKAVLTEYKLKAIEYVHGYFSSEQVVELLRYFSWAEPQLKAIKALQHKIVAVPASKMVNILNCFTFSKDKLIALEILASNIVDAQNYRLIEDLFRINMSEKKRCRRILEQASKTGCKAPHAMISSCGMIPGNPYPKGKPSRINGIFPGTPIKKDTEECTNEGKGIAARILGPSKPAPSTYNPHKPVPYPIPPCRPHATIAPSAYNNAGLVPMANVIAPGLPAPPPYTANQAVSENEDLSSQAKPSQNQAFSAQANQLFTPHGSNPSTPAATPVPTPSPVKAISHPLAPATPLISGMNMSTPVLPVFPGQVSSSIYTSQPSTPTPTVIKSLSLPGVPVTSVHSATSTPIPSVFSGLASIPAAMPTPQGSSTPCATPAPSEAFPSAAAPFAGLPFSATSSVASANNPAPLSSVFAGLPLSLPPNAQGISSPVPSTVANSPATTIPGSLSLPNPILSVLKGFLTSNDTSLINSSALSSAVTSELASLSALANQSSDPPTSSVNKCYTPSATPNTQRSSTPGLAIFPGLPSPSVANSSSTPPTLPAQSPLTTSPSIMPVNCGSSASLLHGTSPTNPDQQLSSAPAATSIPVLVKTEPMSPTLSAFKGPSHSASPSHGTLGLSGLGRAYTSAASVPVSLPGSLNPVLSGLSSLSAPLNNSSSLTSISLAPHGSSAPIAPVFNGLPPFTSLTSNFAFTGNPALTPPVTLPGSLLATPATSAAAVPAPHVSSTAAVLSGLAASATVSAPPFSLNLSSAVPSLFSVAQGPLGSSNPSFPGFPVSNTPSVTPALPSFPGLQASSAVAAVAPLPAAATAPSPAPVLPGFASAFSSNFNSALVAQAGLTSGLQTPGNAVFPGLLSLPGIPGFPQSAAQSSLQELQHSAAAQSALLQE